The Thiothrix subterranea genome has a segment encoding these proteins:
- a CDS encoding element excision factor XisI family protein, which yields MAVLRPYTQYKPVYGDIETTVSFDDEHANYALLQSGWDGDDYLHGAIVHIRLIDGKIWIQYDGTEEGVATDQAITCCCMGTIAIC from the coding sequence CGTACACCCAATACAAGCCGGTGTATGGCGACATCGAAACCACCGTCAGCTTTGATGACGAACATGCCAACTACGCCTTGTTGCAATCAGGCTGGGATGGGGATGACTACCTGCATGGCGCGATTGTCCATATCCGTTTGATCGACGGCAAAATCTGGATTCAGTATGACGGCACGGAAGAAGGCGTTGCTACCGACCAGGCAATCACCTGTTGTTGTATGGGTACGATTGCAATTTGTTGA
- a CDS encoding DNA methyltransferase, with translation MNTTAHTIPFLPTSETTAIEGDFPIVEISQIAEQESWRKEINRPIYHIHKWWATRLGSVFRGITLAALSEPGTDVWQSFYKHHQLSGKVVLDPFMGSGTTLGEATKLGAKAIGCDINPVSTFQVRQAFTRVPEPELRAAFARLEAQVAPEIRRYYQTRDPVSGELIPVLYCFWVKTVTTPENETIPLFSRYVFSQNAYPKKKPKAQLVCPACWEVMENRYDAVDVVCPHCAQSFNPQQGKAAGQYVTAQNGKRYRIKDLLPADKPLAQRMYAMMALRPNGEKIYLPVRDEDRALYTDAETRLVQEDLPLPTLAVRSGHNTDQALGYNYRHWRDFFNARQLLCLGLLLRSILEIEDVAVQEQMLCLFSGTLEFNNMFCSFKGEGTGAVRHMFSHHILKPERAPLENSVWGTDKSSGTFSTLFESRLLRAKRYLDEPFEVDFQRTLFGERLGAIKTVASSAIDVQRVDSWAQFKAIPNAMMVLNGDSATLPIPAKSVDAVVTDPPYFDFVHYSELSDFFFAWLSPVLKGRYAWFERADSSAPGEVQHKDSRVFARQLAAVFTECQRVLKDDGVLAFSFHHSRVEGWAAIYEAITSAGLVVVAAHPVHAELRAASPKTATKDPISLDAILVCKKRSVATVYLDEKAAIVNAKTLAKRLENAGMSISSGDRFVIIASQMLVVLSSQALGFDAVCSALHRAAQQIAIVPIQQQVIAWSVATPSSVPSY, from the coding sequence ATGAACACCACCGCCCACACCATCCCGTTCCTGCCTACCAGCGAAACCACCGCGATTGAAGGCGATTTCCCGATTGTTGAAATCAGCCAGATTGCCGAACAGGAAAGCTGGCGCAAGGAAATCAACCGCCCGATTTACCACATCCATAAATGGTGGGCGACACGTTTGGGTTCAGTGTTCCGGGGCATTACCTTGGCAGCCTTGAGCGAGCCGGGAACGGATGTTTGGCAAAGCTTTTACAAACACCACCAACTCAGCGGCAAAGTGGTGCTTGACCCTTTCATGGGCAGTGGCACGACCTTGGGCGAAGCCACCAAACTGGGGGCAAAAGCCATTGGCTGCGACATCAACCCGGTCAGCACGTTTCAGGTACGGCAGGCATTTACCCGTGTTCCAGAACCGGAATTACGTGCCGCGTTTGCCCGCCTTGAAGCACAAGTTGCCCCTGAAATACGCCGTTATTACCAGACCCGCGACCCCGTGTCCGGTGAACTTATCCCGGTGCTGTATTGCTTTTGGGTCAAGACAGTCACAACCCCGGAAAACGAAACCATTCCGCTGTTTTCCCGCTATGTGTTTTCCCAAAATGCTTATCCGAAGAAAAAGCCGAAAGCCCAACTGGTTTGCCCTGCTTGTTGGGAGGTGATGGAAAACCGTTACGATGCTGTGGATGTCGTTTGTCCGCATTGCGCCCAGTCTTTCAATCCCCAGCAGGGGAAAGCAGCGGGGCAATACGTCACTGCCCAAAACGGCAAACGCTACCGGATTAAAGACCTGTTGCCTGCTGATAAACCACTGGCGCAGCGCATGTATGCGATGATGGCTCTCCGACCCAATGGTGAGAAAATCTATCTCCCCGTTCGCGATGAAGACCGGGCTTTATATACCGATGCTGAAACCCGATTAGTGCAGGAAGATTTACCGCTCCCGACTTTGGCTGTCCGCTCAGGCCATAATACCGATCAGGCGCTGGGATATAACTACCGCCATTGGCGCGATTTCTTTAATGCCCGCCAATTGTTGTGCTTGGGGTTGCTATTGCGCAGCATCCTTGAAATTGAAGATGTAGCGGTTCAGGAGCAAATGCTGTGTTTGTTTTCCGGTACGCTGGAATTCAACAATATGTTTTGCAGCTTCAAGGGCGAAGGCACGGGCGCAGTCCGCCACATGTTTTCACACCACATCCTGAAACCGGAACGTGCGCCGCTCGAAAACTCGGTGTGGGGGACGGATAAAAGTAGCGGCACATTTAGCACGCTGTTTGAATCCCGCTTGCTGCGGGCAAAACGCTATCTGGATGAACCGTTTGAAGTGGATTTTCAGCGGACATTATTCGGTGAACGTTTAGGGGCAATTAAAACAGTAGCCAGTTCAGCGATTGATGTGCAACGGGTGGATTCATGGGCGCAATTCAAAGCAATACCGAATGCCATGATGGTGTTGAATGGTGACAGTGCTACTTTGCCAATTCCCGCTAAATCGGTTGATGCGGTGGTGACTGATCCGCCTTATTTCGATTTCGTCCATTACAGTGAATTGAGTGACTTTTTCTTTGCGTGGTTGTCGCCCGTGCTGAAAGGGCGTTACGCATGGTTTGAACGGGCGGATTCTTCTGCTCCTGGCGAAGTTCAGCATAAAGATTCGCGGGTATTTGCTCGACAGCTTGCAGCGGTGTTTACGGAGTGCCAGCGGGTGTTGAAGGATGATGGGGTACTGGCGTTCAGTTTCCACCATTCGCGGGTCGAAGGTTGGGCAGCTATTTACGAAGCGATTACGTCGGCTGGCTTGGTAGTGGTTGCCGCGCATCCCGTCCATGCAGAATTACGTGCCGCAAGCCCCAAAACAGCGACGAAAGACCCCATTAGTTTGGATGCCATCCTGGTCTGCAAGAAGCGATCTGTAGCTACTGTTTATCTGGATGAGAAGGCTGCCATTGTCAACGCCAAGACATTGGCAAAGCGGCTGGAAAACGCGGGAATGTCGATCTCTAGCGGAGACCGCTTCGTGATTATTGCCTCCCAAATGCTGGTCGTTTTATCATCACAGGCATTGGGATTTGATGCAGTATGCAGTGCCTTGCATCGGGCAGCTCAACAAATTGCAATCGTACCCATACAACAACAGGTGATTGCCTGGTCGGTAGCAACGCCTTCTTCCGTGCCGTCATACTGA
- a CDS encoding element excision factor XisI family protein — protein sequence MNVGGFARPPPPGFAAIPDKEGVCHTPLRRTSPVGAIGGRPLQRLFHGAVIPIRLIDGKIWIQYDGTEEGVATTLHKPDSHGSILLLRFCYLVNDGVTTMTIPVQPPPEDQHMLETAVDNRTPYRLGQDLFGNGSLAPVLTDSLKRQIREKLRAKHRSPTDYPALIKRILLEYTKYKPVYGDIETTVSFDDEHANYALLQSGWDGDDYLHGAIVHIRLIDGKIWIQYDGTEEGIATELLEAGVPKEHIVLRFRHPSERKYSGLAVA from the coding sequence GTGAATGTTGGCGGATTTGCGCGACCTCCGCCACCGGGATTTGCAGCCATTCCAGATAAAGAGGGAGTATGCCATACGCCCCTACGAAGAACGTCCCCTGTAGGGGCGATCGGCGGTCGCCCTCTTCAAAGGTTATTTCATGGCGCGGTTATCCCTATCCGTTTGATTGACGGCAAAATCTGGATTCAGTATGACGGCACGGAAGAAGGCGTTGCTACCACTCTCCACAAACCAGATTCTCACGGTAGCATTTTACTGCTACGCTTTTGTTATCTCGTGAATGACGGTGTAACGACCATGACGATTCCTGTACAACCTCCGCCAGAAGATCAGCACATGCTGGAAACGGCAGTGGATAACCGCACGCCCTACCGTTTAGGGCAAGATTTGTTTGGAAATGGCAGCCTTGCGCCCGTACTGACTGATTCGCTGAAACGCCAGATTCGGGAGAAATTGCGTGCCAAGCACCGCTCACCCACAGACTACCCCGCGCTGATCAAGCGCATTCTGCTGGAGTACACGAAATACAAGCCGGTGTATGGCGACATCGAAACCACCGTCAGCTTTGATGACGAACATGCCAACTACGCCTTGTTGCAATCAGGCTGGGATGGGGATGATTACCTGCATGGCGCGATTGTCCATATCCGTTTGATCGACGGCAAAATCTGGATTCAGTATGACGGCACGGAAGAAGGCATTGCTACCGAATTGCTGGAAGCGGGTGTGCCGAAAGAGCATATCGTGTTGAGATTTCGGCATCCCAGCGAACGGAAATATAGTGGGCTGGCTGTGGCGTGA
- a CDS encoding BrnT family toxin — protein MYRKFEWDENKNRTNQQKHGVDFDTASYVFDDPNFLSEQDRIVDGEERWQTIGLVGGFEEKIL, from the coding sequence ATGTACAGAAAGTTTGAATGGGATGAGAACAAAAACCGCACCAACCAACAAAAACATGGAGTTGATTTCGATACCGCTAGTTATGTGTTTGATGATCCTAACTTTTTGAGTGAACAGGACAGGATAGTAGACGGGGAAGAACGCTGGCAGACGATTGGATTAGTCGGCGGATTTGAAGAGAAAATATTATGA
- a CDS encoding BrnA antitoxin family protein encodes MNRQLSDKQIAMLKALADKPDEDIDLSDIPEAGDDAWKNAVPGEFFRPIKKQITVRIDADVLAWLKSSGNGYQTRLNQVLREAMEKTGKRAA; translated from the coding sequence ATGAACAGGCAGCTTTCCGATAAACAGATTGCGATGCTCAAGGCATTGGCAGACAAGCCGGATGAAGACATTGACCTGAGCGACATCCCGGAAGCTGGTGATGATGCTTGGAAGAATGCTGTACCCGGTGAGTTTTTTCGTCCTATCAAGAAACAGATTACCGTGCGGATTGATGCGGATGTACTGGCTTGGCTGAAGTCGAGTGGCAATGGCTACCAAACCCGGTTGAATCAGGTATTGCGGGAAGCGATGGAAAAAACGGGCAAACGGGCGGCGTAA
- a CDS encoding element excision factor XisI family protein: MIDGKIWIQYDGVATELLEAGVPKAHIVLGFRHPNERKYSGLAVA, from the coding sequence TTGATCGACGGCAAAATCTGGATTCAGTATGACGGCGTTGCTACCGAATTGCTGGAAGCGGGTGTGCCGAAAGCGCATATCGTGCTGGGATTCCGGCATCCCAACGAACGGAAATATAGTGGGCTGGCGGTGGCGTGA
- a CDS encoding SLATT domain-containing protein codes for MSNLSDNIWFTRKARIQTSERLLSNDNHSQIMLIVYSLISLILSIVLLKNTQAIGAYSDMIGVVMSLIITIISLVIGGKNFKGRGLSLKNHYISLQRLYLRAIDAEANNDLDKLAIIREEYNNILELEENHHSIDDIVFRVLNRQNLTTRKPNKMEILIAYSYKVIRYATIVFIYIFPFAMAIYLLIKNNIQIS; via the coding sequence ATGTCAAACCTTTCAGATAATATTTGGTTTACTCGAAAAGCAAGAATTCAAACATCAGAACGACTGCTAAGCAATGACAATCACTCACAAATAATGCTGATAGTTTACTCTTTGATTAGCCTGATTTTATCAATAGTTTTACTCAAAAATACACAAGCCATAGGGGCTTATTCAGATATGATTGGAGTGGTCATGTCTTTGATTATAACAATAATATCTCTTGTGATTGGAGGGAAAAACTTTAAAGGACGTGGTTTATCACTTAAAAATCACTATATTTCATTGCAGAGATTATATTTAAGAGCAATTGATGCAGAAGCTAATAATGATCTTGATAAGCTTGCGATAATTAGAGAAGAGTACAATAATATTTTAGAACTAGAAGAAAACCATCATTCAATTGATGATATTGTTTTTCGAGTACTAAACCGACAAAATTTAACCACTAGAAAACCGAACAAGATGGAGATATTAATTGCGTACTCATATAAAGTAATACGTTATGCGACTATAGTATTTATTTACATATTTCCATTTGCTATGGCGATATACTTGTTAATAAAAAACAATATCCAAATATCATGA
- a CDS encoding transposase family protein — protein MKNNIIAGLEDREIKYLGETRRGKDHDKRIADEEGVKVPEGYEIYRDLGYLGHNSGDGAVVHQPKKKPRGKPLSDKDKAHNRAISSIRVVIEHVNSGIKRCRCVKDIFRNYVEDFDDLVMEIACGLHNLRTAMRIKNY, from the coding sequence GTGAAGAACAACATAATAGCAGGCTTAGAAGATCGTGAAATCAAATACTTGGGAGAAACACGACGCGGCAAAGACCATGACAAACGTATCGCGGATGAGGAAGGCGTGAAAGTGCCAGAAGGGTATGAGATTTACCGGGATTTGGGCTATCTGGGGCATAATTCGGGTGACGGGGCAGTTGTCCACCAACCCAAGAAAAAGCCACGAGGTAAACCCTTGAGTGATAAGGATAAAGCGCATAATCGTGCCATTTCTAGCATTCGGGTGGTCATTGAACATGTGAACAGCGGTATCAAACGGTGTCGGTGCGTCAAAGATATTTTCCGCAACTACGTGGAAGATTTTGATGATTTAGTGATGGAAATCGCTTGTGGTTTGCACAATTTGCGCACTGCCATGCGAATCAAAAACTACTGA
- a CDS encoding helix-turn-helix domain-containing protein, which translates to MTEYSYHALKGKSKTFRAMTGIDLGEFTKLLPHFQRAYTAQLIVDGHESETKRGRPGNLTTIEDKLFFILYYLKTYPLQEVLGYSFNMSQGLANRWIHRLCPVLQSSLKSMGHSPARLPEEVLERLSHEMPQALGLDATERRIQRPTDIGVQEEYYSGKKNSIR; encoded by the coding sequence ATGACAGAGTACAGCTACCATGCGCTCAAAGGCAAGAGCAAAACCTTCCGCGCCATGACAGGCATAGATCTGGGTGAATTCACCAAACTGTTGCCCCATTTTCAACGGGCATACACGGCGCAGTTGATTGTGGATGGTCATGAGAGTGAAACGAAGCGAGGTCGCCCCGGCAACCTGACAACGATCGAAGATAAGTTGTTCTTTATTCTGTATTATTTGAAGACTTACCCACTGCAAGAAGTGTTGGGCTACTCCTTCAATATGTCCCAAGGGTTAGCCAATCGGTGGATACATCGCCTGTGTCCCGTTTTGCAGTCGAGCTTAAAAAGCATGGGACATTCCCCGGCCAGACTCCCCGAAGAGGTATTGGAACGCCTTTCGCATGAAATGCCACAAGCGCTTGGCTTGGATGCGACAGAACGCCGTATTCAACGTCCGACTGACATTGGGGTTCAGGAGGAATACTACAGCGGCAAAAAAAATTCCATTCGGTGA
- a CDS encoding reverse transcriptase domain-containing protein, whose product MSKGENKFPRIISIPTIRDRLTLRSLCNLLSDTYRNDLSIEIAQAKIDYVNKAIKEKRYTAYIKIDVKNFYPSINHEVLIKKLQRKIRKKEIINLIKKAITNNNVTKSKKETQHPNHTGVPQGLSISNILAEIYISDIDKKYQKRDDLFYTRYVDDILVFCNENDVKSIFEDLKKSINKECLEIHELNEDGSKCQLGDINDEIHFLGYKYKDRTSSIIERNREKFEDSIASIFTAYKYRFDNAKNESERINTTNVLEWRLNLKITGCIFKNQKRGWMFYFSQIEDIYSLYKIDLAIKKMASIFCKRELKIKSLVKTYHETKRLKASSHKYIVNFDKLSISEKRDILERYLGYKSLSSASDERIEHFFNMRISHIIKELEQDIGDVS is encoded by the coding sequence ATTTCAAAAGGTGAAAATAAATTTCCTCGAATCATATCGATACCTACTATCAGAGACAGATTGACACTTAGATCTCTATGTAACTTATTATCGGATACTTATCGGAATGATCTCTCAATAGAGATTGCTCAAGCAAAAATTGATTATGTAAACAAAGCAATAAAAGAAAAAAGGTATACGGCATATATCAAGATTGACGTTAAAAATTTCTATCCATCTATTAATCATGAAGTTTTGATAAAAAAACTACAAAGAAAGATAAGAAAAAAAGAAATCATTAATTTAATAAAAAAAGCAATCACAAATAATAACGTAACGAAATCAAAGAAGGAAACTCAACATCCCAATCATACTGGAGTACCTCAAGGACTATCTATATCAAATATATTAGCTGAAATATATATCTCGGACATCGACAAGAAATATCAAAAAAGAGATGATTTATTTTATACTAGATACGTAGATGATATTTTAGTTTTTTGCAATGAGAATGATGTCAAATCTATATTTGAAGATCTAAAAAAAAGCATTAACAAGGAATGTCTTGAAATTCACGAATTAAACGAGGACGGGTCAAAATGTCAATTAGGAGATATAAATGATGAAATTCATTTTTTGGGATACAAATATAAGGATAGAACATCATCCATAATAGAAAGGAATCGCGAAAAATTTGAAGATTCAATAGCATCCATATTTACAGCCTATAAATATAGATTTGATAATGCAAAAAATGAGAGTGAACGAATTAACACAACCAATGTATTAGAATGGAGGCTGAACTTAAAAATTACAGGATGTATATTTAAAAATCAAAAAAGAGGATGGATGTTTTATTTTTCTCAGATCGAGGACATATATTCATTATACAAGATAGATCTTGCTATAAAAAAAATGGCATCAATATTTTGCAAAAGAGAACTAAAAATAAAAAGTCTAGTGAAAACCTATCATGAAACAAAAAGATTAAAAGCATCATCACACAAATATATAGTTAACTTCGATAAACTTTCTATAAGTGAAAAAAGAGATATTCTTGAACGTTATCTTGGATATAAAAGCCTTTCATCTGCCTCAGATGAAAGGATAGAACATTTTTTCAACATGCGAATAAGTCATATAATCAAAGAATTGGAGCAAGATATAGGTGATGTGTCTTAA
- the nifB gene encoding nitrogenase cofactor biosynthesis protein NifB gives MELTVLGQSQTTAPAAGGCASSGCGSNDDQLNHLPEHIRAKVHNHPCYSEEAHHHYARMHVAVAPACNIQCHYCNRKYDCSNESRPGVVSELLTPDQAVKKVMTVAANIPQMTVLGIAGPGDPLANPERTFDTFRQLTEKAPDIKLCVSTNGLALPELVDELCKHNIDHVTMTINCVDPDIGAQIYPWIFWKNRRVYGRKGAEILIKQQQKGLQMLVDRGILVKVNSVMIPGVNDKHLEEVSKAVKAKGAFLHNVMPLIAEAEHGTFYGVMGQRGPTHDELQELQDACSGDMNMMRHCRQCRADAVGMLGEDRGDEFTMDKIEAVDVDYAAAMVKRAEVHAAIEATLAAKAKAKVETQNLASLQTAFVSLSSLTLPKKESRPVLMAIATSGGGIINQHFGHAREFLIYEANAHDVRFISHRKTDLYCSGDETCGDGESVLQKTINALKGCEVVLCSKIGYEPWGMLEEAGIIPNGEHAMEAIEDAVAAVYKEMGEKGLLDKKPETKQRATA, from the coding sequence ATGGAACTGACTGTTTTAGGGCAAAGCCAAACCACCGCCCCCGCTGCCGGGGGCTGCGCCTCCAGCGGTTGCGGGAGCAACGACGACCAACTGAACCACCTGCCGGAACACATCCGCGCCAAGGTGCATAACCACCCGTGCTACTCCGAAGAGGCACACCACCATTACGCCCGGATGCACGTTGCGGTAGCCCCGGCCTGCAACATCCAGTGCCACTATTGCAACCGCAAATACGACTGTTCCAACGAATCGCGCCCCGGCGTAGTTTCCGAACTGCTCACCCCCGATCAGGCGGTGAAAAAAGTCATGACCGTCGCGGCGAACATTCCGCAAATGACCGTGCTGGGCATCGCAGGCCCCGGCGACCCGCTCGCCAACCCGGAACGCACCTTCGACACCTTCCGCCAACTGACCGAGAAAGCGCCGGACATCAAGCTGTGCGTGTCCACCAACGGTCTGGCACTGCCGGAACTGGTCGACGAACTGTGCAAACACAATATCGACCACGTAACCATGACCATCAACTGCGTTGACCCCGACATCGGCGCACAAATTTACCCGTGGATTTTCTGGAAAAACCGCCGCGTCTACGGGCGTAAAGGTGCGGAAATCCTCATCAAGCAGCAGCAAAAAGGGCTGCAAATGCTGGTCGATCGCGGCATTTTGGTCAAGGTCAACTCGGTCATGATCCCCGGTGTCAACGACAAGCATCTGGAAGAAGTCAGCAAAGCGGTCAAAGCCAAAGGCGCATTCCTGCACAACGTCATGCCGCTGATTGCCGAAGCCGAACACGGCACGTTCTACGGCGTGATGGGGCAACGCGGCCCGACCCACGACGAATTGCAGGAACTGCAAGATGCCTGTTCCGGCGACATGAACATGATGCGCCACTGCCGCCAATGCCGCGCCGATGCGGTCGGGATGCTGGGCGAAGACCGTGGTGATGAATTCACGATGGACAAAATCGAAGCCGTGGATGTCGACTACGCCGCTGCGATGGTCAAACGCGCCGAAGTCCACGCCGCCATCGAAGCCACCCTCGCCGCCAAAGCAAAGGCCAAGGTAGAGACGCAAAATCTTGCGTCTCTACAGACTGCGTTCGTTTCGCTGTCTTCCCTGACGCTGCCGAAAAAGGAATCCCGCCCAGTCCTGATGGCGATTGCCACCTCTGGCGGCGGCATCATCAACCAGCACTTCGGTCATGCGCGTGAATTCCTGATTTACGAAGCCAATGCCCACGACGTGCGCTTCATCAGCCACCGCAAAACCGACCTGTATTGCAGCGGCGATGAAACCTGCGGCGACGGCGAAAGTGTCCTGCAAAAAACCATCAACGCGCTGAAAGGCTGCGAAGTGGTGCTGTGTTCCAAGATCGGCTACGAGCCGTGGGGAATGCTGGAAGAAGCCGGAATCATCCCCAATGGCGAACACGCCATGGAAGCCATCGAAGACGCGGTTGCCGCCGTCTACAAGGAAATGGGCGAAAAAGGCTTGCTCGACAAGAAACCGGAAACCAAGCAACGCGCCACCGCGTAA
- a CDS encoding ferredoxin — protein sequence MALQIVDGCVNCWACEPLCPSQAIYAAIPHFLIDAKKCTECDGDYADKQCASICPIEEAIVDSQGEALNPPGSLTGIPPERWEQVRAEIQAR from the coding sequence ATGGCATTACAAATCGTTGACGGCTGCGTGAACTGCTGGGCGTGCGAACCGCTCTGCCCCAGCCAAGCCATTTACGCCGCGATCCCGCATTTCCTGATCGACGCCAAGAAATGCACCGAATGCGACGGCGACTACGCCGACAAGCAATGCGCCAGCATCTGCCCGATTGAGGAAGCCATCGTGGACAGTCAGGGTGAAGCCCTGAACCCACCGGGTTCACTGACCGGGATTCCGCCGGAACGGTGGGAACAGGTGCGGGCGGAGATACAGGCGCGGTAA
- a CDS encoding FprA family A-type flavoprotein: MADTLPLNVSTWKEAVEFAPGVHWIGALDPTLRTFDIILKTANGTTYNSYLVRGSEGVAIIDTVKEGFEDEFFHRLESVARYDEIKVIVLNHLEPDHSGALPELMRRAPQARLYISTRATTMLKALLRPNREEPFEYTTVTTNDRVSLGDRHLRFLHTPFLHWPDTQCTYLEEEQVLFSGDIFGCHYCDVRLFNDRVGDFRFSFDYYYAHIMRPFKQWVMEALALIEPLKMKIVAPTHGPILRERPRRYVAHYRELSTSTLSREIGDTNKSLIIFYMSSYGNTARMAEAIYSGADTVEGVRVSLYDLEGGEVAPFVDLIEDADALLFGSPTINGDAVKPVWDLLSSLAVVNLKGKIGAAFGSYGWSGEAVRMVEDRMRGLKMRVPREGLRVKLIPTQEELDECTGLGREIANILVGKEVQRGVIEFSDLT; the protein is encoded by the coding sequence ATGGCTGACACCCTCCCGCTCAACGTTTCGACATGGAAGGAAGCGGTCGAATTCGCCCCCGGTGTCCACTGGATCGGCGCACTCGACCCAACCTTGCGCACCTTCGACATCATCCTCAAAACCGCCAACGGTACGACGTACAACTCCTATCTGGTGCGCGGCAGCGAAGGTGTCGCCATTATCGACACGGTAAAGGAAGGCTTTGAAGACGAATTTTTCCACCGCCTCGAATCAGTAGCGCGTTACGACGAAATCAAAGTGATCGTGCTCAACCACCTCGAACCCGACCACAGCGGTGCGTTGCCGGAACTGATGCGCCGCGCCCCGCAAGCCCGCTTGTACATTTCCACCCGCGCAACGACCATGCTCAAGGCGTTATTGCGCCCCAACCGCGAAGAGCCGTTTGAATACACCACTGTCACCACCAACGACCGGGTAAGCCTCGGCGACCGGCATTTGCGCTTCCTGCACACACCATTCCTGCACTGGCCGGATACGCAATGCACTTATCTGGAAGAGGAGCAGGTGCTGTTTTCCGGCGACATTTTCGGCTGCCATTACTGCGATGTACGCCTGTTTAACGACCGGGTGGGCGATTTCCGCTTTTCGTTCGATTACTACTACGCGCACATCATGCGCCCGTTCAAGCAGTGGGTCATGGAAGCACTGGCGCTGATCGAACCGCTGAAAATGAAAATAGTCGCGCCGACACATGGCCCCATTTTGCGCGAACGCCCACGCCGTTACGTGGCGCATTACCGCGAGCTTTCCACCTCCACCCTTAGCCGCGAAATCGGCGACACCAACAAGTCACTGATCATTTTTTACATGAGTTCCTACGGTAATACGGCACGCATGGCAGAAGCGATTTACAGCGGTGCGGATACGGTCGAAGGCGTGCGCGTATCGCTGTACGACCTCGAAGGCGGTGAAGTCGCGCCTTTCGTTGACTTGATTGAAGATGCCGATGCACTGCTGTTCGGCTCCCCCACCATCAACGGCGATGCCGTCAAGCCAGTGTGGGATCTGCTTTCTTCACTGGCGGTGGTGAATCTCAAAGGCAAAATCGGCGCAGCGTTCGGCTCTTACGGCTGGAGCGGCGAAGCCGTGCGCATGGTCGAAGACCGGATGCGTGGCTTGAAAATGCGCGTCCCGCGTGAAGGGTTGCGCGTCAAATTGATTCCAACACAAGAAGAATTGGATGAATGCACAGGGTTGGGTAGAGAAATAGCCAACATTCTGGTGGGCAAGGAAGTGCAGCGCGGGGTCATTGAATTCAGTGACCTCACCTGA
- a CDS encoding 2Fe-2S iron-sulfur cluster-binding protein has product MAKAKITFEDIHQTVNVPAGTRIIEISEKIGAGVIYGCREGDCGTCMMEVTEGWNNLTEPSVLEEKVLRENMAGRHNRLACQAQILGDCKVKPA; this is encoded by the coding sequence ATGGCAAAGGCAAAAATCACCTTTGAAGACATTCACCAAACGGTCAATGTCCCCGCCGGAACCCGCATTATCGAAATCTCTGAAAAGATCGGTGCGGGCGTTATCTACGGTTGCCGCGAAGGCGATTGCGGCACTTGCATGATGGAAGTCACCGAAGGCTGGAATAACCTGACCGAACCTTCCGTGCTGGAAGAAAAAGTCCTGCGCGAAAACATGGCTGGTCGTCACAACCGTCTGGCTTGCCAAGCGCAAATCCTCGGCGATTGCAAAGTTAAACCCGCCTGA
- a CDS encoding 2Fe-2S iron-sulfur cluster-binding protein yields the protein MALITFSSPEYKDKTVYAVAGSFTETVLKIAKTNKIPIQFSCGDGECGTCVVKVTQLGDKAPMGYHLEEKEKTVLLELGKITKSEMEDMIVNDLPSKWRLACQFIPRDEDVLVEY from the coding sequence ATGGCATTAATTACTTTTTCTAGCCCCGAATACAAGGACAAAACCGTGTACGCGGTGGCAGGCAGTTTCACCGAAACCGTGCTGAAAATTGCCAAAACCAACAAGATACCCATCCAGTTTTCCTGTGGTGATGGCGAATGCGGCACTTGCGTGGTTAAGGTCACGCAACTGGGCGACAAAGCGCCGATGGGCTATCACCTGGAAGAGAAGGAAAAGACTGTCTTGCTGGAACTGGGCAAAATCACCAAGAGCGAGATGGAAGACATGATCGTTAATGATTTGCCGAGCAAATGGCGGCTGGCTTGCCAGTTCATTCCGCGTGATGAGGATGTTTTGGTCGAGTATTGA